The Metabacillus sediminilitoris genome window below encodes:
- a CDS encoding hemolysin family protein produces MDIVNLLLVAILIALTGFFVASEFAIIRIRSSRIDQLIAEGNKKASIVKNVIDHLDEYLSACQLGITITALGLGWLGEPTIEHMLSPLFESYAIPSSVATVLSFVIAFTTITFLHVVVGEMAPKTVAIQKAEQISFWIARPLTVFYRIMYPFIWILNGSARFITGLFGFKPVSEHEMAHSEEELRIIVSESYKSGEINQSEFKYVNKIFEFDNRIAKEIMVPRTEMTSLSIDSSIKEQLEIIKDEKYTRYPIVDGDKDHIIGMVNIKEIFTDLIQVEQQHSFSIDKYIRPIIQVIESIPIHDLLVRMQKERIHMAILVDEYGGTAGLVTVEDIIEEIVGEIRDEFDTDEVPLIQKINDSKYIIDAKVLVSEVNELLGLNIDDSDVDTIGGWILTEHYDIQKGDFVEYGSHSFKVNDMENHHIRYLEITKIQQEVLSNPTILEKKIATS; encoded by the coding sequence TTGGACATAGTGAATTTGTTGCTTGTTGCAATTTTGATCGCTCTTACGGGTTTTTTCGTTGCTTCAGAATTTGCGATTATTAGAATTCGAAGCTCTCGTATTGACCAATTAATTGCAGAAGGAAACAAAAAGGCAAGTATTGTTAAAAATGTTATCGATCATCTCGATGAATATTTATCAGCTTGTCAATTAGGAATTACCATTACAGCATTAGGGTTAGGGTGGCTTGGTGAACCGACGATTGAACATATGCTTTCACCATTATTTGAATCTTATGCGATACCCAGCTCTGTTGCAACAGTATTGTCTTTTGTCATTGCCTTTACAACCATAACGTTTTTACACGTTGTAGTAGGGGAAATGGCACCGAAAACAGTGGCTATTCAGAAAGCAGAACAAATAAGTTTTTGGATTGCACGACCATTAACTGTGTTTTACCGTATCATGTACCCATTTATTTGGATTCTAAACGGCTCTGCACGTTTTATTACAGGGTTGTTTGGATTTAAACCTGTTTCAGAGCATGAAATGGCTCACAGTGAAGAGGAACTTAGAATCATTGTTTCTGAAAGCTATAAAAGCGGTGAAATAAACCAATCTGAATTTAAGTATGTGAATAAAATCTTTGAATTTGATAATCGAATTGCAAAAGAAATAATGGTACCTCGTACAGAAATGACTTCATTATCCATTGATTCGTCTATTAAGGAGCAATTAGAGATTATTAAAGATGAAAAATATACTCGTTATCCAATTGTAGATGGGGATAAGGACCATATTATTGGTATGGTTAATATTAAAGAAATTTTCACAGACCTTATTCAGGTTGAACAACAACATTCGTTTTCAATTGATAAATATATCAGACCGATCATTCAAGTAATTGAATCGATTCCGATCCATGATTTGCTTGTAAGAATGCAAAAAGAAAGAATTCATATGGCTATTTTGGTTGACGAATATGGTGGTACTGCAGGTCTGGTCACAGTTGAGGATATTATTGAAGAAATAGTCGGAGAAATTCGTGATGAATTTGATACAGATGAAGTACCATTGATTCAAAAAATCAATGATTCCAAGTATATTATCGACGCAAAAGTCCTTGTTAGTGAAGTAAATGAATTATTAGGTTTAAATATTGATGATTCTGATGTTGATACAATTGGAGGTTGGATATTAACAGAACATTACGATATCCAAAAAGGTGACTTTGTTGAATATGGGTCACATTCCTTTAAAGTAAATGACATGGAAAATCATCATATTCGCTACCTGGAAATCACGAAAATACAGCAAGAAGTATTATCTAATCCAACTATACTTGAAAAGAAAATTGCTACATCCTAA
- the queC gene encoding 7-cyano-7-deazaguanine synthase QueC, with amino-acid sequence MKNEKAVVVFSGGQDSTTCLFWALKQFKEVIAVTFNYNQRHSLEIDVAKSITNELGVEHHVLDMSLLNQLAPNALTREEIAIEQKDGELPSTFVPGRNLLFLSFATILANQIGARHIVTGVCETDFSGYPDCRDAFVKSCNVTLNLALDKPFVIHTPLMWINKAETWKLADDLGVLDYIREKTLTCYNGIIAEGCGECPACELRKRGLDDYLLEKGATAQ; translated from the coding sequence ATGAAAAATGAAAAAGCTGTCGTTGTTTTCAGCGGTGGACAAGATAGTACAACATGTTTATTTTGGGCTTTAAAACAATTTAAAGAAGTTATTGCAGTTACATTTAATTATAATCAGCGACATAGCTTGGAAATAGACGTAGCAAAATCAATCACAAATGAGCTTGGTGTGGAGCATCATGTTCTTGATATGTCCTTATTAAATCAGCTTGCACCTAATGCATTGACTAGAGAAGAAATTGCAATTGAACAAAAGGATGGCGAACTTCCTTCTACATTTGTTCCGGGAAGGAATCTTCTGTTTTTATCGTTTGCGACAATTTTAGCGAACCAAATTGGAGCTAGACATATTGTGACAGGTGTTTGTGAAACAGATTTTAGTGGATATCCTGATTGTCGGGATGCCTTTGTGAAATCTTGCAATGTCACGTTAAATTTAGCACTTGATAAACCTTTTGTTATTCATACACCGTTAATGTGGATTAATAAAGCAGAAACCTGGAAACTGGCTGATGATCTTGGTGTGCTTGATTATATCCGCGAGAAAACCTTAACATGTTATAACGGAATTATTGCAGAAGGCTGTGGAGAATGTCCGGCATGTGAGCTGCGAAAAAGAGGTCTTGATGATTATTTACTAGAAAAAGGTGCGACTGCCCAATGA
- the queF gene encoding preQ(1) synthase, with protein MTGRKQEEMKEVTLLGNQGVNYLFEYSPNILETFDNKHPNRDYFVKFNCPEFTSLCPITSQPDFATIYISYIPDVKMVESKSLKLYLFSFRNHGDFHEDCMNIIMNDLIELMDPRYIEVWGKFTPRGGISIDPYTNYGKPGTKYEEMAAYRLMNHDLYPEKVDNR; from the coding sequence ATGACTGGTAGAAAACAGGAAGAAATGAAGGAAGTTACACTACTTGGCAATCAAGGAGTAAACTATTTATTTGAATATTCACCAAATATTTTAGAAACATTTGATAATAAACATCCAAACCGTGATTATTTTGTAAAATTTAATTGCCCTGAATTTACTTCATTATGTCCAATTACAAGTCAGCCAGACTTCGCAACGATATACATTAGCTATATCCCTGATGTGAAAATGGTTGAAAGTAAATCATTAAAGCTGTATCTATTTAGTTTTAGAAACCATGGTGATTTCCATGAAGATTGCATGAATATCATTATGAATGATTTAATTGAACTGATGGATCCTCGCTATATTGAAGTATGGGGAAAATTCACACCACGCGGTGGAATATCAATTGACCCATATACAAACTATGGAAAACCTGGAACGAAATATGAAGAGATGGCGGCATATCGTTTAATGAATCACGATTTATATCCTGAAAAGGTTGATAATAGATAA
- a CDS encoding CBO0543 family protein — MTVLVLVTIGSILAVIYIPKRISSMEMYTTSFFATFLASLADIYLDLKFDLYGFFDKGINWEYIVIFIVIYPAANILILNFFPYKKNIIKQITYILLCTIITLCCEYLSLHTEVFYYNGWKLWYSALCYPVIYTILVLNLHFIRKLNKIQSQ, encoded by the coding sequence ATGACGGTATTAGTTCTAGTCACAATAGGATCAATTTTAGCTGTTATTTATATTCCTAAGCGTATATCGAGCATGGAAATGTATACTACTTCTTTTTTTGCTACATTTTTAGCATCTCTTGCAGATATATATTTAGACTTAAAATTTGACTTATATGGTTTTTTTGATAAAGGTATTAATTGGGAATACATCGTCATATTTATTGTTATTTATCCTGCAGCAAACATCCTTATTTTGAATTTTTTTCCATATAAAAAGAACATTATAAAACAAATAACATACATTTTGCTTTGCACGATTATTACTTTATGTTGTGAATACTTATCCTTACACACAGAAGTATTTTATTATAATGGTTGGAAACTATGGTATTCAGCCCTCTGTTATCCAGTTATTTATACAATACTCGTGCTAAATTTACATTTTATTAGGAAATTAAATAAAATCCAATCCCAATAA
- a CDS encoding cell wall hydrolase translates to MTAPQSKASAATTHQVKAGETFWIIGNKYGVPVKSLMSVNEKTSSLLMAGEKLVIPSSITASEKDLLARLVHAEAKGEPYAGKVAVATVVLNRVDSSLFPNDIKNVIYQKDQGYYAFSPVQNGTINQPADEQSKKAVQEALAYRGMGNKSLYFYNPNTASSKWITSRQVTTKIGNHVFAK, encoded by the coding sequence ATGACTGCTCCACAATCAAAAGCTAGTGCTGCAACAACACATCAAGTAAAAGCTGGAGAAACATTTTGGATTATTGGTAATAAGTATGGAGTTCCTGTTAAATCATTAATGTCAGTAAATGAAAAAACTTCATCATTGTTAATGGCAGGTGAGAAACTAGTCATTCCATCTTCCATTACCGCATCAGAAAAAGATTTATTAGCACGTCTTGTACATGCTGAGGCTAAAGGTGAGCCGTATGCAGGGAAGGTAGCAGTTGCAACAGTAGTATTAAATCGAGTTGATAGTTCATTATTCCCGAATGATATTAAAAATGTGATTTATCAAAAGGACCAAGGATACTATGCGTTTTCACCAGTACAAAACGGTACGATAAATCAACCAGCTGACGAACAATCAAAGAAAGCTGTTCAGGAAGCATTAGCATATCGTGGAATGGGTAACAAATCTTTATATTTCTACAATCCTAACACAGCGTCAAGTAAGTGGATTACTTCACGCCAAGTAACAACAAAAATTGGTAATCACGTATTTGCAAAATAA
- the queD gene encoding 6-carboxytetrahydropterin synthase QueD encodes MIQQIYPQVQHSYQFELNKDMHISAAHYIPHDDAGKCQNVHGHTYFVNLTIAGDDLDDSGFLVNFASLKKLVHKRFDHTILNDHSELFSNQDPDYFPTTEGIARVIWEVVQKELDTKANKPKCVQVFVRETPTSYVVFRPKQKGRQE; translated from the coding sequence ATGATTCAACAAATATATCCTCAAGTACAACATTCATACCAATTTGAATTAAATAAGGACATGCATATTTCTGCTGCACATTATATCCCACATGATGATGCGGGAAAATGTCAAAATGTTCATGGTCACACGTATTTTGTCAATCTTACAATTGCAGGTGACGACTTAGATGATTCTGGTTTTTTAGTTAACTTTGCTAGTTTAAAAAAGCTAGTCCATAAGCGATTTGATCATACGATACTCAACGATCATAGCGAACTTTTTTCGAATCAAGATCCTGATTATTTTCCAACAACTGAAGGGATTGCACGAGTCATTTGGGAAGTGGTGCAAAAGGAGCTTGATACAAAAGCAAATAAACCGAAATGTGTTCAAGTTTTTGTTAGGGAAACGCCAACAAGTTATGTCGTGTTCCGACCTAAACAAAAGGGGAGACAAGAGTGA
- a CDS encoding YkvI family membrane protein, with the protein MMRSWASSFQVAAVYIGTVVGAGFATGREIVEFFMKYGVFGLAGIILAGFLFISIGTKMLILSKRINATSYQDLVNYLFGRKIGSFVNILMLIILFGLTSIMLSGAGAIFKEQLGLSVKLGVIITILLTIAVMFFGVKGLFSVNMIVVPMLILFSSILAIQSFSVEAFYTKPVDMSFSFKWILSAISYAAFNLTMASAVLVPLASEIKDEKVLRRGGMLGGFLLTIILISSYIALSTLPNVMEFDIPMAEVMKTTFFAFYFIYIAVIFGEIFTSVIGNLYGLEKQLLTYIQLPRMIVVCTILCISAFISKIGYSSLISSLYPLFGYICLGMLVLLIVKKVPSK; encoded by the coding sequence GTGATGAGATCATGGGCTTCTTCCTTTCAAGTTGCAGCTGTATATATTGGTACTGTTGTGGGAGCGGGTTTTGCAACAGGAAGAGAGATCGTTGAGTTTTTTATGAAATATGGAGTATTTGGTTTAGCTGGAATCATATTAGCAGGGTTTCTTTTTATATCAATAGGTACAAAAATGCTTATTTTATCAAAAAGAATAAATGCTACCTCCTATCAAGATTTAGTGAACTATTTATTTGGAAGAAAAATTGGGAGTTTTGTGAATATCTTGATGCTCATTATTCTATTTGGCTTAACATCTATTATGCTATCTGGTGCAGGCGCTATTTTTAAAGAACAGCTGGGTCTCTCTGTTAAACTAGGTGTTATTATCACCATTTTACTAACAATTGCTGTCATGTTTTTTGGTGTGAAAGGATTATTTAGCGTCAATATGATCGTTGTTCCAATGTTAATATTGTTTAGTTCAATCCTTGCCATACAGTCGTTTTCTGTAGAAGCATTTTATACGAAACCAGTGGATATGTCTTTTTCTTTCAAATGGATTTTATCCGCCATTTCCTATGCTGCCTTTAACTTAACAATGGCATCGGCTGTTCTCGTGCCATTAGCAAGTGAAATTAAGGATGAGAAAGTGTTAAGAAGGGGTGGTATGCTTGGCGGTTTTTTATTAACAATCATTTTAATAAGCAGTTATATCGCCCTTTCCACGCTGCCAAATGTGATGGAATTTGATATTCCGATGGCAGAGGTCATGAAAACGACATTTTTTGCCTTCTACTTTATTTATATAGCTGTGATTTTTGGTGAAATCTTTACATCTGTAATAGGGAATTTATATGGACTTGAAAAACAACTGCTTACATACATTCAATTGCCTCGTATGATCGTTGTCTGCACAATTTTATGTATCTCTGCATTTATAAGTAAAATTGGCTATAGTTCATTAATTTCTTCGTTGTATCCTTTGTTTGGTTATATATGTTTGGGGATGTTAGTGTTGTTAATTGTTAAAAAAGTTCCGAGTAAATAA
- a CDS encoding YkvA family protein yields MSQDYSKHFSEDSFWSKLKKFGKKAGVSVVYVALLLFYTLQKPTTPVWAKTVIIGALGYFIFPVDLIPDLLPAGYADDMSGLFGALVTVAMFIDNEVKEKAKDRIRIWFGDNAVSETETVDDKLNKKVNKKDEEDEENKED; encoded by the coding sequence ATGTCTCAAGATTATTCAAAACATTTTTCAGAAGATTCATTTTGGAGTAAACTAAAGAAGTTCGGTAAAAAAGCTGGTGTTTCGGTTGTTTATGTAGCACTCTTACTTTTTTACACTCTACAAAAGCCAACAACTCCAGTTTGGGCGAAGACAGTTATCATAGGAGCATTAGGATATTTCATATTTCCTGTTGATTTAATTCCTGATCTACTACCTGCTGGATACGCAGATGATATGTCAGGCTTATTTGGTGCCCTTGTAACAGTAGCTATGTTTATTGATAATGAAGTTAAAGAAAAAGCAAAAGATCGAATTAGAATTTGGTTCGGTGATAACGCAGTTTCAGAAACAGAAACAGTTGATGACAAACTAAATAAGAAAGTTAATAAAAAAGATGAAGAAGATGAAGAAAATAAAGAAGATTAA
- a CDS encoding site-specific integrase: MGYELQIQTGMRMGEVLGLRWSDIDLDTKIITIRQTLAKIDESGKYGLVTETKTHSSFRQIYLQVSLCQNLMNHRKVIENERKILNSKYMNNDLVVCTSSGNWVYPNNYRKGFKVTCEYLVLPKIRVHDLRHTHATFLIGGLQVNPKIVQERLGHANIKTTLGTYSHVLPSMQIEVAEKIDQAFK, from the coding sequence ATTGGGTATGAGCTTCAAATTCAAACTGGAATGAGAATGGGTGAAGTTCTAGGTTTAAGATGGAGTGATATTGATTTAGATACGAAGATTATCACAATTAGACAAACGTTAGCCAAAATAGACGAAAGTGGAAAGTATGGACTTGTTACAGAAACAAAAACCCATTCTTCATTCAGACAAATTTACTTACAGGTTTCATTATGTCAAAATCTAATGAATCATAGAAAGGTTATTGAGAATGAAAGAAAGATACTTAATAGTAAATATATGAATAATGATTTAGTTGTTTGTACGAGTTCAGGTAACTGGGTATATCCAAATAATTATCGTAAAGGATTTAAGGTAACTTGTGAATATTTAGTATTACCTAAAATAAGAGTGCATGATTTAAGACATACTCACGCAACTTTTCTAATAGGTGGTTTACAAGTAAATCCAAAAATTGTTCAAGAAAGATTAGGTCATGCAAACATAAAAACTACACTTGGAACATATAGTCATGTTTTACCTTCAATGCAAATAGAAGTAGCTGAAAAAATTGACCAAGCATTTAAATAA
- a CDS encoding YkvS family protein → MNIAKVGSIIEFKEGLTGIVEKVNENSVIVDLTYMENFKDLELDRRTVVNHKNYKIIKESFS, encoded by the coding sequence ATGAATATCGCTAAAGTTGGAAGTATTATTGAATTTAAAGAAGGATTAACAGGAATAGTTGAAAAGGTGAATGAAAATTCTGTGATTGTTGACTTAACATACATGGAAAATTTCAAAGACTTAGAACTTGATAGAAGAACAGTTGTCAATCATAAAAACTATAAAATTATTAAAGAGTCTTTCTCTTAA
- the queE gene encoding 7-carboxy-7-deazaguanine synthase QueE encodes MKKVPVLEIFGPTIQGEGMVIGQKTMFVRTAGCDYSCSWCDSAFTWDGSAKNDINQMTAEEIWSELIKIGGDRFSHVTISGGNPALLTNLSELVDLLKENGKKIAIETQGSKFQEWLKDIDHLTISPKPPSSGMNTDFSKLDHIIESLRPYSDHQSISLKVVIFDSNDLQYAKEVHGRYPKIPFYLQVGNADINEAETNKLVKILLEKYEWLIEQVIGDKDLNNVRVLPQLHTLVWGNKRGV; translated from the coding sequence GTGAAAAAAGTACCAGTTTTAGAAATCTTCGGACCAACGATTCAAGGTGAAGGCATGGTAATCGGTCAAAAAACCATGTTTGTTCGTACTGCAGGCTGTGATTATTCTTGCAGCTGGTGTGATTCTGCTTTCACATGGGATGGTTCAGCAAAAAATGATATTAACCAAATGACAGCAGAAGAAATTTGGTCAGAGCTTATCAAAATAGGTGGTGACCGTTTTTCACATGTCACCATTTCTGGTGGTAATCCGGCACTATTAACAAATTTAAGCGAGTTAGTTGACTTATTGAAAGAAAACGGGAAAAAAATTGCTATTGAAACACAAGGTAGTAAATTTCAAGAATGGTTGAAAGATATCGATCATTTAACGATATCACCAAAGCCGCCCAGCTCAGGTATGAATACAGATTTTTCAAAGTTAGATCATATCATTGAATCATTACGACCGTATAGTGATCATCAGTCAATTAGTTTAAAAGTGGTCATCTTCGATTCAAATGATCTTCAATATGCAAAAGAAGTACATGGAAGATATCCTAAAATACCATTCTATCTTCAAGTTGGGAATGCAGATATAAATGAGGCAGAAACAAATAAACTTGTAAAGATATTACTTGAAAAATATGAGTGGCTAATTGAACAAGTAATAGGAGATAAAGACTTAAACAATGTCCGCGTCTTACCCCAGCTTCATACATTAGTGTGGGGAAATAAGCGTGGAGTATAA
- a CDS encoding HAD-IA family hydrolase, whose amino-acid sequence MNILWDFDGTLFDTYKVFTDVMHEVLGEDIHKDDIFKELKISFSHATTFFELTNKQILEFKEKEKTVSPELKQPFPYVEDVLKKAKLNVIMTHKPRVEVQTILDFYNWNHYFVEIVAGDDGFKRKPDSASYEYLHNKYDLDIAIGDRVLDIIPAKKIGLHTCLFQNEAKGADFYLHTYKDFFDKVRI is encoded by the coding sequence TTGAACATTTTATGGGATTTTGATGGAACATTATTTGATACATACAAGGTCTTCACCGATGTTATGCATGAGGTATTAGGTGAAGATATTCATAAGGATGATATTTTCAAGGAGCTTAAAATATCATTTTCACATGCTACAACATTTTTTGAGTTAACAAATAAGCAAATACTTGAATTTAAAGAAAAGGAAAAAACAGTGTCTCCAGAGCTGAAACAGCCTTTTCCATATGTTGAAGATGTCCTGAAGAAAGCCAAACTCAATGTTATCATGACACATAAGCCAAGAGTAGAAGTACAAACTATTCTTGATTTTTATAACTGGAACCATTACTTTGTAGAGATCGTCGCGGGTGATGATGGGTTCAAAAGAAAACCAGATTCAGCTTCTTATGAATACCTGCATAATAAATATGATTTGGACATTGCTATAGGTGACAGGGTTTTAGACATCATTCCTGCTAAAAAAATAGGTTTGCATACTTGTTTATTTCAAAACGAGGCAAAAGGGGCAGATTTCTATTTACATACATACAAAGATTTTTTCGATAAAGTGAGAATATAG
- a CDS encoding sigma-70 family RNA polymerase sigma factor, with product MYKPYDQLHNQFKPMIFHIIKKLDIHRNRQEFYQIGCIALWEASLRYEEDKGEFKSFAYSYIIGRMKTELSKERKLKEKLYRLASYSTQKGMTEDDYTLIVTRSVIDDLSTNLTPHQMKWIKAFCYQGKTPSEIAEDEGVSSSAVKGWRRDTLSKLRRLNRKDLL from the coding sequence ATGTATAAACCGTATGACCAATTGCATAATCAATTCAAGCCAATGATATTTCATATTATTAAAAAGTTGGATATCCATCGAAATAGACAAGAATTTTATCAAATCGGTTGTATCGCACTTTGGGAAGCTTCATTACGTTATGAAGAAGACAAAGGAGAATTTAAGTCATTCGCATACTCGTATATTATTGGACGAATGAAAACAGAACTTTCGAAAGAACGAAAGCTAAAAGAGAAGCTTTATCGATTAGCATCCTATTCTACTCAGAAGGGAATGACAGAGGATGATTATACATTGATCGTGACAAGATCAGTGATTGATGATCTCTCCACAAATCTCACACCACACCAAATGAAATGGATAAAGGCTTTTTGTTATCAAGGAAAAACACCGAGTGAAATCGCAGAGGACGAAGGTGTATCAAGTTCAGCTGTTAAAGGATGGCGAAGAGATACACTTTCAAAATTAAGGAGGTTAAATAGAAAGGATTTACTATAA
- a CDS encoding M23 family metallopeptidase — MHPTGHRGVDIALNEGTSLKSIKDGIIETVYDGSANIGKGVKIQFEDGTEGIYGHMSKVSVKEGQVSI; from the coding sequence TTGCATCCAACTGGACATAGAGGGGTAGATATAGCATTAAATGAAGGAACATCGTTAAAAAGTATCAAAGATGGAATAATCGAAACAGTTTATGATGGAAGTGCAAATATAGGTAAGGGTGTTAAGATACAATTTGAAGATGGAACAGAAGGTATATATGGTCATATGAGCAAGGTTTCGGTTAAAGAAGGTCAAGTTAGTATCTGA
- a CDS encoding M23 family metallopeptidase, translating to MSGNTGRSTGEHLHFEIKENGTFVDPTSLVDQTVNHVSMWDTVTQSEGILTKVVESIGGYIYEKLISGGIEQWVSDYIMALPFLVCVSIGVWGLFNMFSSKLATLSIGFVMILGGLVII from the coding sequence TTGAGTGGGAATACAGGAAGATCAACAGGTGAACATTTACATTTTGAAATCAAAGAAAATGGAACATTTGTTGATCCAACTTCATTAGTTGATCAAACAGTTAATCATGTTTCTATGTGGGATACAGTTACACAATCAGAAGGAATTTTAACAAAGGTTGTTGAATCAATAGGGGGATACATTTATGAAAAACTTATTAGTGGTGGAATTGAACAATGGGTTTCGGATTATATTATGGCGTTACCTTTCCTGGTGTGCGTTAGTATTGGTGTTTGGGGTTTATTTAATATGTTTAGTAGCAAACTCGCAACGTTAAGTATAGGCTTCGTTATGATACTGGGTGGATTAGTCATTATATGA
- a CDS encoding helix-turn-helix domain-containing protein, which yields MLKPNYKPLEITLIKRGKTRQDLREELNISGATLAKISKREYISLKTIAQICEYLKCDITEVVTFKDEI from the coding sequence ATGTTAAAACCCAACTATAAACCGTTGGAAATAACTTTGATAAAAAGAGGAAAAACAAGACAAGATTTAAGAGAAGAATTAAACATTTCAGGTGCAACTCTTGCTAAGATTTCTAAAAGAGAATACATATCATTAAAAACAATTGCTCAAATTTGTGAATATTTAAAGTGTGACATTACAGAAGTTGTTACATTTAAAGATGAAATTTAA
- a CDS encoding DUF6254 family protein, translating into MTQSKSQQERQWAVRKQSQNPHGKVKSFDQLAGEAGKKEDK; encoded by the coding sequence ATGACACAATCAAAATCACAACAAGAACGTCAATGGGCTGTGCGAAAACAATCGCAAAATCCACATGGCAAGGTTAAATCATTTGATCAGTTAGCTGGTGAAGCAGGAAAAAAAGAAGATAAATAA